GTTAGAATTTATTTAAGAGTCATGGATTTACTGGTTATTCAAACAAATCAACTGACACAGATCACAGAATACATACTACTCTTCGAACGTTATTCGAGACTTTCTCGCTGATTTCTATAAGGCGGTATGTTCAACCCTTGTCATAAACAACGCTGGGGCTGTTCAAACTTACTAAATCCGACGAATTTGTCTAGGACTTCGACCGTGACGGTAAGATATAAATATGACAGTGAAAATACAACATTCGAAGCTGACCGCACCTTCAGGACACATTACCTTGCAAGAACTATGCCAACAATGGAGACCTAATGATGAGGAAACTTTCAAGAAACTTGAAGCCAGGTTTAAAGAGGCGGAGGTGACTGGGGACCAGAAGTTAAGCCTTGCTGGTAAGAACAACTCCGTATTATCATCTGACAGGAATTCTAACCTGATGAATAGAATTTTTCATCATCGGCTTTCTTGGAGATGACCGCAAAAATGGTTACAAGGTTGCCAAGAAGGTCGACTCGTAAATGACTCTGTATGAGGTGCTTCGCGAGGGatcagagaaaaaaagttaTCTGCAGAAAGTTTGAATCCTTCTTGTACCTCCCGCAAAGCTAGTTCGACAACATGGTGAGGGTaaagaagatcaaagcaTTTGTCAATTATACTGCAAGTAATATCTGTCCCGATATGATGACTATACGGAGACCACCGATTATTCGTGGATGAGATTCAATATCGAAGTGTTTTTAGTCTAATCCTTCATATTTGGCTATGCTATGCGCTTGGTTTGCATTCGAGTAAAGAGCTGTTTACTACAGAGTCATAGAATCCCCAAGGAGAGAATTAGATAAATAATGAGTACGTAGAATTGACCAAGTTTGAAAGGCACACAGCACAAAGCTGTGTAGGTATTGAGAACGCACGGTACCACTTTATAGATAAGCGTACAAGTAACCTACATATGTATCTTAAAGGGCCGACTGTAAAATTAAATGATTTGATATACGCTGTCCCCAGTCTTTTTCGGTGTGTTTATTAATCAAAGACAGTAAACAAACCAGGCGTTTGCTGTTGGCTCCACGGTCAAGGCCTACCCCAACTTATGCTATCTTGGCTGATCTGGCTGTCGGACGAAGATAGTTACAGAGTGtaaatatttattaatttGGTTGGTGGAATAATTCTTTCATCTACCTAATAACTCAGGTGGATTTTGACTTCCTATTTGGATGTCTGATAAAAGCCTTTCCGACCATCCCATTACAGCCTTTCCTGACACCAGAAATTTCTTAATCGCTGTTAATTGTGAGGATCAATCAGACTTAAGGTGCCTATGGCAAATTATTTTACAACTAAAGCCTAttatgatgacgatgaaagaCACAGCGTGACACGAGACCTATACAGCGGGAGGGCAGGTGCTAACAcgcaagagaaacataaAGCTATACTTACTTTAATCAAGTGGTAGCCATAAACCCACAAGGCGTCCTTATCCTCAGTCTCTTAATACCATTGTCTGAGACTCTGCCAAGTTGATTTAATTGCACTAGATTCTTATCTTCCCCTTCCAAGATAGCGACTCACCTCAGAATATCTGTACATAACCGCAGTATATTCTTTGGCTGACAACGCACTTCACCTTCTCTCAGCCCTTAACACTGGCTATAATAATCttgattgtcttgtctaCTTCCTTGAAGACACTCTCGAGGACGTTAAGACTGCCATGAATCTTATGAGAAACTATTAAGTGTTGTGCTGAGTTTTCAGGGAAGATAGCTGGGTAGTATAGGAATCCCTATCCTTGGGATGTTCAGGGCTGCTTACCTTCCTTGATAAACAGGGGAGTGTTTTTCTTCAAATGCCATCTTCAGGGCctaatttatttttctatttctagTTCATCAATAAAAATACTCCTTCACCCATCTTTCTACTATCTATGTAGTAGCTATTAACTCTCAACTGCTGACCATCTTATAAGCTATCCAATCCCCAAGGTCTACATAGGTAGGAACTATCTCTCTGCATTTATTCAGTATGTACTTTGGATTCTATATCTAGTTTACTACATCAATTACGGTCTGTTCAACTTGAACTGACGCCTTCCCATTCGAGCTAGAGTACGGGGAAACCTAATCAACATTGTAATAAGGGGAAAACCCGGACCAAGGCGAAACGGATGAAACCAAACCACCATAGCATTAAGATATTCAATGTCTTACCCGACAACTCAACCAACCACGTGGAGAATCTCATTTCACTGTCACATTTTAAGCGCTGCAAGCCCAAAAGGGTGAGAGAGTAGGGGGAACTTACTGGTCCAACGTCATCAACATAGTCGCTTCTACCATCACCCCCATCATAGCATTGATATTTAGGCATTCTCTCAAAACCAAGTTCGTCTGACGTCCCCTTCCGACAGTAGAGGAGAACGTTGTTGATGTGCCAATCGTCTAGCGGATATCCCTCGCTACGTAAAACGTCCTTTATCTGATCCCTGTAGTTTCCTGGTTATTTGTAAGACAGGTATGCCAGAACCAGATATAAAATTTGTGAGGAAAGGAATCTTCAACTAGCTCAAGTACGTACCGACAGTCAGAAGGGTCTTTCCACAATAGTAAATATGGGCGGTGCAGTAGGCCTTTGGATGATATTCACCCCAGTCATAGTATCTCGCTGTAACTGAAGAAATCAGCACAGTGAGCAGGCCCAATGAGACTGGCAGCTGCATCTTCGTGATTGTAGAGGAAGTTGCACTTTAGAATTGAGGTTTGCGAGTGTTGTTGGATGTTTGATCTCCTTGTGCGGGTAGAGGTAGCAATATATACCCACGGCTACCATCATCTACAGAGCGCGGAAATCGATCATGCCAGGCCTCTaaggaaatagaaagaagacaatgCGCTCTTGGCGTTTGTCTGCCATGGCCGTGGCGTTCCATCCATCCCCAGCCTACTCGACATGGATTCTAATCGGCTCACCACCATACGCCAGGCAGGAGGGATTCTAGAGAATGCAAGCAtgttttctcttgttcccttTGCGGCCATTCCGGCCGCATGAAACATACCCAGTCAGCGGTCTCCACGGACAATGTCCAACTGTTCTGAAGACCATCATCAGCCAGCCATAGGCGCCTCCTTAATATCGACGTTGTAGCCCGCGTGGTGATAAGGTCGCTCAGCTCGCCGTGGCTTTCAAACATATATACTCATACGAACCATAGCCCCTCGAATCAGGCTAAGGATACTGCTGGGAGCCGTAATGTGTGAATGATGACTGCATTAGCCTCCTTGGCAATGCGACGCTATCATCCATTCTAGATTTAGACACAGCCACTTGTTCTTCATGAGTTCCAGACCGCACGAGCCTCTTCGGGCCTCCCCGAGCGCGAACACACTGTCATGGTGCCCCCTTCCATCCCATGCCCATGTTTCCGTCAAGGAGCACGTGAGTTTCTCAAATATTCTTACATAAAATCTGCTCCATGTAGCTTAGGATCTAAGAACCAAGGGAATCTAAACCCAAGACATCAATGAGAACAGTCCGGGTgacaagcaagaaaagagtgGTAGGGAACTGTCTGGCTCCATTTTAAAGCAAGAGCTAAGTCAAATGTGATCCGAGCATGCAGGGAACAGCTCTGCTACCTTTCCGACTAAGGTATAGACACAGAATAGTTGGCTGGATGGCAAGCTGAGAGGTTTGACAACCCACAGCAAGGCGGGGTACATTGGGCACTGAAGGTACTCGAAGCAGTACTCAAACAGGCATGGTGGCTCTCGAACGTAGTTTGACCAGCTGAAAGATGAGACCTGCGAGGTAGTTTAATCACTAGTGTCGCTCGTGCAGAACTTGACAGGACGTTGAAGAGTAACAAATCTGATTTTGATTGGACTTGTTCGCGGGGCTGAGCGAATGGTTCGTTGGCGGCGCTCCGGCAATTCCGGCGTGTTAGTCTAGAAAATTAAGCGTAGTCGAGGGCTGGCTGGAGCCAATGTTGCCAAGCATGTCAGTGACATGGGTCTAGATCTTCTTTGCTGAACATAATTCGAAATAGCAAACAAATATAAGGGCTGCTCAAGAGTATAATCCCATTGTCCAGCAGTACTAAATTCTCGAGGCTGGCTTAGTATCTCGTCTCTGAATACCTGTGGTCTGGATGATTTTTCTAAACTATCTATATTGAATCCATCTTATTACCTGCTTGCACAACTTAATGAAAACAGTTGGTTGACTTTTTATCGTACGATTTCATCCAGACGAGTAGTTTGCTCTCACAGCGGGATTCCCCCATATAAGAGGCATATGGAATGATTCCATGCCCAGAATCTATCTTTCAGGTTCTGTAAAGGATAATAGAGATAAATATCCATAGGTAATGGCTACAATTTCTGTACCTATCTGAATAGGTCTGTGTGTTATTATCTTTTGCATAACCCCGGAGCGTTTCCCGCCTCAAATTTAGTAGATATTAGAGCTCCTCTGTATACTACGAGTACCTATCGGCTTACTCTACTCTTGTAGTCGATCGACAGGGGTTTGAAAGCGAACAAAAGTGAATGTTCAACGTTTGCTTGCATGCGATTGGATCCCAGATCCAGTTGAGCACCATAGCTGTGACTATAACACCTTCCGAAGCCCCATTCTCATCACGAACGCAGATATAAATCTTCACAACTACTTGCCAAAATCTCTGGCTTTGTACTTCATGAGTGTAGTATCACCTTTAGTATTAGTAGCACTGGTGATATTCTGGAACATGCTGGTAAGTTTGCACTTTTTTATTGGTAAAGGGGTAAGTCCTAGCACAACTACTTATAGAATAACGTTTATCTGTTTATACATGTCTTCCTAATGCTATTATATCATCTTACATCCTTGAGCACTGCAGAATATTATATATGAACTAAGTTTGGAAGACTATGGCCGATGGTTGAAAAGCCTTACTGTTTCAATATCGCATCATCTTGATCAAGAGTACATAATACCTATTAAGATCAGTATGCAAGCAGGGAGATACCCCCTTTTTCGAGTAAATCAATATAGTAGTTAGAAATGACTCAACTACGTATCGTGGAAGTCGGAAGTCGGAACTCTGAAGGCATTGATAAGGATTTTTCCGACTCCAGTCCGTTAGTCTAGCCTCATAGGTAAAGTACATTGACACGTTGAAAGCCCGCATTTAATTTCTGAGAAAATAGCTTCCGTGCCGACGTGATCTTCTCGATTATGGTACATTATCTTTGAAACAGTTGGGATTCCGAGGTAAGACTACCGAGCAGCTGGACGGCATACGTTAGCAGCCAATCGGAAAACAATACAGACCTAACACGCCCCACTAGCCGAGGAAAAGCGATATCGGACCCACCACCCGCTTGAATCTGTGGGTCGGCATGCCGAGTCAGTAGAGCTAGGACTTCCCGAGTAATTCTAGAAGGGGTCATACTCCGCTGGCCAGTCATAGTAGGATTga
The sequence above is a segment of the Aspergillus oryzae RIB40 DNA, chromosome 3 genome. Coding sequences within it:
- a CDS encoding uncharacterized protein (predicted protein): MQLPVSLGLLTVLISSVTARYYDWGEYHPKAYCTAHIYYCGKTLLTVGNYRDQIKDVLRSEGYPLDDWHINNVLLYCRKGTSDELGFERMPKYQCYDGGDGRSDYVDDVGPVSPYSSSNGKASVQVEQTVIDVVN
- a CDS encoding uncharacterized protein (predicted protein); translated protein: MSWYEIGNKNGYNEGYYAGREAALKELKNQEGIDKTKRACLDELLHRDPQNTYYSSNVIRDFLADFYKALTAPSGHITLQELCQQWRPNDEETFKKLEARFKEAEVTGDQKLSLAGILT